A genomic stretch from Corvus cornix cornix isolate S_Up_H32 chromosome 9, ASM73873v5, whole genome shotgun sequence includes:
- the AMMECR1L gene encoding AMMECR1-like protein produces MGKRRCVPPLEPKLAAGCCGVKKPKLSGSGTHSHGNQTTTVPSSSSGPLQNHQHTDGNNGRENVSDLTLGPGNSPITRMNPTSGALSPLTRPNGTANSTKNLVVTAEMCCYCFDVLYCHLYGFPQPRLPRFTNDPYPLFVTWKTGRDKRLRGCIGTFSAMNLHSGLREYTLTSALKDSRFPPLTREELPKLFCSVSLLTNFEDASDYLDWEVGIHGIRIEFINEKGVKRTATYLPEVAKEQDWDQIQTIDSLLRKGGFKAPITNDFRKTIKLTRYRSEKVTISYAEYMASRQHCFQNGTLHAPPLYNHYS; encoded by the exons ATGGGAAAAAGACGCTGTGTTCCTCCGCTTGAGCCCAAGCTGGCAGCTGGCTGTTGTGGGGTGAAGAAGCCCAAATTGTCTGGGAGTGGAACGCACAGTCATGGGAATCAGACCACAACTGTACCAAGCTCCAGTTCAGGTCCTCTTCAGAACCACCAGCATACAGATGGGAATAATGGAAGGGAGAACGTATCTGACTTGACTTTGGGCCCAGGAAATTCCCCAATTACTCGAATGAATCCCACTTCAGGAGCTCTGAGCCCACTTACTCGGCCCAATGGAACTGCCAACAGCACCAAGAACCTGGTGGTGACAGCAGAGATGTGCTGCTACTGCTTTGATGTACTCTACTGTCATCTCTACGGGTTCCCTCAGCCACGGCTTCCTCGATTTACCAATGACCCCTA tCCACTCTTTGTGACGTGGAAGACGGGGCGAGACAAGCGGCTTCGTGGCTGCATCGGGACCTTTTCAGCCATGAATCTTCACTCAGGACTCAGGGAATATACATTAACCAG TGCACTTAAGGACAGCCGATTTCCCCCCCTGACCCGCGAGGAGCTGCCCAAACTCTTCTGCTCTGTCTCCCTCCTCACTAACTTTGAGGATGCCAGTGACTACCTGGACTGGGAG GTTGGAATCCATGGGATCAGAATAGAGTTCATCAATGAGAAAGGTGTCAAACGCACAGCCACGTATTTACCTGAGGTTGCTAAGGAACAAG ACTGGGATCAGATCCAGACCATAGACTCCTTACTCAGGAAAGGTGGCTTTAAGGCTCCCATTACCAATGATTTTAGGAAAACAATTAAACTTACCAG GTACCGCAGTGAGAAGGTGACAATCAGTTATGCAGAGTACATGGCCTCCCGCCAGCATTGTTTCCAGAATGGCACTCTTCATGCCCCCCCCCTCTACAATCATTACTCCTGA